Proteins encoded within one genomic window of Bacteroidota bacterium:
- a CDS encoding F0F1 ATP synthase subunit beta, which produces MAKAGKIKQIIGAVIDVQFDGTLPEIYNALELKRPNGDVLVLEVEQHLGEDSVRCIAMDGTEGLVRGLEVVDTGIPIAMPVGEGINGRLFNVTGDAIDGLPAVSKKGGRPIHAKPPMFENLSTAAEILFTGIKVIDLIEPYAKGGKIGLFGGAGVGKTVLIQELINNIAKAYAGLSVFAGVGERTREGNDLMREMIEADIMKYGDDFKHSMEKGGWDLSKVNMEDLKDSKATFVFGQMNEPPGARARVALSGLTVAEYFRDGDGTGKGKDILFFVDNIFRFTQAGSEVSALLGRMPSAVGYQPTLATEMGLMQERITSTKNGSITSVQAVYVPADDLTDPAPATTFAHLDATTVLSRKIADLGIYPAVDPLDSTSRILTPKIVGDLHYDCANRVKLILQRYKELQDIIAILGMDELSDDDKMTVQRARKVQRFLSQPFHVAEAFTGLKGVLVPIEETIRGFNMIMDGEVDDYPEAAFNLVGTIDDAIEKGKKLMAEAK; this is translated from the coding sequence ATGGCAAAAGCTGGCAAAATCAAACAGATCATCGGCGCCGTGATTGACGTGCAATTCGATGGCACCCTCCCCGAAATTTATAACGCATTGGAACTGAAAAGGCCGAATGGCGATGTACTGGTTCTGGAAGTAGAGCAGCACCTGGGTGAAGACAGCGTTCGTTGCATAGCAATGGATGGTACCGAGGGCCTTGTTCGTGGGCTGGAGGTTGTTGATACGGGTATTCCTATTGCAATGCCAGTTGGTGAGGGTATTAATGGACGTTTATTTAATGTAACCGGCGACGCTATCGATGGATTGCCTGCCGTTTCTAAAAAAGGAGGTCGTCCGATTCATGCCAAACCTCCAATGTTTGAAAACCTTTCAACTGCTGCCGAAATATTATTTACCGGTATTAAAGTTATTGACCTGATTGAGCCTTATGCAAAAGGCGGTAAGATCGGTCTGTTTGGTGGTGCAGGTGTGGGTAAAACAGTATTGATCCAGGAATTGATCAACAATATCGCAAAAGCATATGCAGGTTTATCAGTATTTGCTGGTGTGGGTGAAAGAACTCGTGAAGGAAATGACCTGATGCGTGAGATGATCGAGGCAGACATCATGAAATATGGTGACGATTTCAAACATAGCATGGAAAAAGGCGGGTGGGATCTGAGCAAAGTGAATATGGAAGACCTGAAAGATTCAAAAGCGACTTTCGTATTCGGTCAAATGAATGAACCACCCGGTGCCCGTGCAAGGGTTGCCCTTAGTGGTTTGACTGTTGCGGAATATTTCCGTGATGGTGATGGTACGGGTAAAGGAAAAGACATTCTGTTCTTCGTTGATAATATCTTCCGATTTACACAGGCTGGCTCTGAAGTATCAGCATTATTAGGCCGTATGCCTTCAGCGGTGGGATATCAGCCGACGCTTGCAACAGAGATGGGATTGATGCAGGAACGTATCACTTCTACCAAAAATGGTTCTATCACATCTGTACAGGCGGTTTACGTACCTGCGGATGACTTGACTGACCCGGCGCCTGCAACAACCTTTGCCCACCTTGATGCTACAACCGTATTGTCAAGAAAGATCGCTGACTTAGGTATCTATCCTGCGGTTGACCCGCTGGATTCTACATCAAGAATTCTTACTCCTAAGATCGTTGGTGATCTGCACTACGATTGTGCTAACCGTGTTAAACTGATCTTACAGCGTTATAAAGAATTACAGGATATCATCGCTATCCTTGGTATGGATGAATTGAGCGACGATGATAAAATGACTGTACAACGTGCAAGAAAAGTACAACGTTTCCTTTCTCAGCCTTTCCATGTGGCTGAAGCATTTACTGGTTTGAAAGGTGTACTCGTTCCGATCGAAGAAACGATCCGTGGTTTTAACATGATCATGGATGGTGAAGTGGATGACTATCCTGAAGCAGCATTCAACCTGGTAGGTACAATTGATGATGCAATTGAAAAAGGTAAGAAATTGATGGCTGAGGCTAAATAA
- the atpC gene encoding ATP synthase F1 subunit epsilon: MNLEILTPERKVFSDEVYGVQMPGISGSFEVLDRHAPLVSALKPGRLKILKDKTHTESFDIQGGFTEVLNNKVTVLVEGAVPVH, from the coding sequence ATGAATCTAGAGATTCTTACACCAGAAAGAAAAGTTTTCAGCGATGAAGTGTACGGCGTGCAGATGCCGGGCATCAGCGGAAGTTTTGAAGTGCTGGACAGACATGCGCCATTAGTGAGTGCATTGAAACCGGGACGTCTGAAGATCCTAAAAGATAAAACACATACAGAAAGCTTCGATATCCAGGGTGGATTTACCGAAGTATTAAATAATAAAGTAACCGTATTAGTCGAAGGCGCAGTACCCGTGCATTGA
- a CDS encoding glycosyl hydrolase, with translation MLTKLIQFCCFVSVLVLSLTTYSQPAPTSGEERLKTIQQRKTLEQNSLVNNVKFRNIGPVTMSGRVVDIEANPEDPTEFYAAYASGGLWHTTNNGQSFNPIFDSEDILTIGDIAVDWKNKTIWIGTGEVNSSRSSYAGIGVYKSSDNGKTWSYQGLPESHHIGKILLHPTDPNTIWVAALGHLYSPNKDRGVYKTTDGGKTWKQTLFVDDNTGAVEMDINPSNPKEVYAAVWYKTRRAWQFEESGKTSGIYKSNDGGDTWQFVSGPGSGFMTGEKIGRIGLCVFPKNPNIVYAIVDNNNPKPDTTQKKADSSYKKEFFKSITKEQFLALETRWIDTFLRKNFFPAKYTGAGVKELVKTDKVPPTALYDYLDSDDGFQNTGIYGCEVYRSDDAGKTWKKTHDKAIPTFNTYGYYFAKIYTSSTNPENVYILGFNAMYSKDGGKNFVSIDKSGVHADHHALWVNPKRDGHIINGNDGGINLSYDYGEHWFKANSIPVGQFYGITTDNARPYNVYGGLQDNGVWVFPSQSPRNPFAGSGLGQTVTAETSIGGGDGMQVQVDPRDNVTTYSGSQFGSYARTNRVTRENTKRITPRHELGDKPLRFNWQTPIWLSQHNPDVLYYGANRFYRSLNKADTLLPMTPDLTNGRKPGNVPYGTLTTIHESPLQFGLVYTGSDDGNIHITKDGGYNWEQINQTVITTQPSSKTKVKTITGKPQTSLKLQTNNLWVSRVTASGHKNSRVYVSLNGYRFDNFAPYLYVSEDYGQSWTTIGKDLPNEPINVIKEDPKYDSILYVGTDGGLYVSIDKGNNFMLWNAGMPKSVPVHDITIQQRDNEIVIGTHGRSIYIAKLDDVQKLLKDPEYRVKMAKEKDLKTKVDSKGNDIN, from the coding sequence ATGCTTACGAAATTAATACAATTTTGCTGCTTCGTTTCAGTACTTGTTCTTAGTTTAACAACCTACTCACAGCCAGCCCCTACTTCTGGAGAAGAAAGACTGAAAACTATTCAACAGCGCAAGACTCTTGAACAGAATTCTTTAGTGAATAATGTTAAATTCCGCAATATCGGCCCAGTTACTATGAGTGGCCGTGTTGTTGATATTGAAGCTAACCCTGAAGACCCGACAGAATTTTATGCCGCCTATGCGAGTGGTGGTCTGTGGCATACCACCAACAATGGTCAATCATTTAATCCCATTTTCGATAGCGAAGATATTTTGACTATTGGCGACATTGCTGTTGATTGGAAAAACAAAACTATCTGGATCGGTACTGGTGAAGTAAACAGCAGCCGTTCTTCTTATGCTGGTATAGGCGTTTATAAAAGTTCAGACAATGGTAAGACATGGAGCTACCAGGGTTTACCTGAATCACATCATATCGGAAAAATCTTATTGCATCCGACTGATCCGAACACTATTTGGGTAGCAGCATTGGGTCATTTGTATTCTCCTAATAAAGACCGCGGTGTTTACAAAACAACAGACGGGGGAAAAACATGGAAACAAACTTTATTTGTTGATGATAATACTGGTGCAGTGGAAATGGATATTAATCCATCCAACCCGAAAGAAGTGTATGCAGCCGTTTGGTATAAAACAAGGCGTGCATGGCAATTTGAAGAAAGCGGAAAGACCAGCGGCATTTATAAAAGCAATGATGGCGGCGATACATGGCAATTTGTTTCCGGTCCCGGCTCAGGTTTTATGACCGGTGAAAAGATCGGACGTATTGGTCTGTGTGTATTTCCGAAAAACCCGAATATTGTTTATGCAATTGTAGATAACAATAATCCAAAACCTGATACAACACAGAAGAAAGCTGACTCGAGTTATAAAAAAGAATTTTTCAAATCCATTACAAAAGAACAATTCCTTGCATTAGAAACACGGTGGATCGATACATTTCTCCGCAAAAATTTCTTTCCGGCGAAATATACTGGTGCAGGTGTGAAAGAATTGGTGAAAACCGATAAAGTACCACCCACTGCACTATACGATTACCTCGACAGTGATGATGGTTTTCAGAATACAGGCATTTATGGTTGTGAAGTATACCGCAGCGATGATGCAGGAAAAACATGGAAGAAAACACATGATAAAGCCATTCCTACTTTCAATACATATGGCTATTACTTTGCAAAAATTTATACATCCTCTACTAATCCGGAGAATGTTTATATACTTGGCTTTAATGCGATGTACTCAAAAGATGGTGGAAAGAATTTTGTAAGCATTGATAAATCAGGTGTGCATGCAGATCATCATGCGTTGTGGGTAAACCCTAAACGTGATGGCCATATCATCAACGGAAATGACGGTGGCATCAATCTCTCGTATGATTATGGCGAGCATTGGTTTAAAGCCAATTCAATACCTGTCGGACAGTTTTATGGGATCACCACCGACAATGCAAGACCTTATAATGTTTATGGTGGTTTGCAGGATAATGGTGTATGGGTTTTTCCTTCTCAATCACCCCGCAATCCATTTGCTGGATCAGGTTTGGGTCAAACTGTTACAGCAGAAACAAGTATCGGTGGTGGTGATGGTATGCAGGTGCAGGTAGATCCAAGAGATAATGTTACCACTTACTCCGGTTCGCAGTTTGGCTCTTATGCAAGAACCAACCGGGTGACAAGAGAAAACACAAAACGAATTACTCCGAGGCATGAATTAGGTGATAAACCTTTGCGTTTTAACTGGCAGACGCCTATTTGGCTTAGCCAGCATAATCCTGATGTACTTTATTATGGTGCCAACCGTTTTTATCGTTCATTAAATAAAGCTGATACATTATTACCAATGACCCCGGATTTAACCAATGGCAGAAAACCGGGTAATGTACCTTATGGTACACTTACAACTATTCACGAATCACCTTTACAATTTGGATTGGTATATACAGGTTCGGATGATGGCAATATTCATATAACAAAAGACGGAGGATATAATTGGGAGCAGATAAACCAAACTGTAATAACTACACAGCCTTCTTCAAAAACAAAAGTAAAGACTATAACAGGAAAACCTCAAACTTCTCTCAAACTTCAAACAAACAATCTCTGGGTTAGCCGTGTTACTGCTTCTGGTCATAAAAATTCAAGAGTATATGTTTCATTGAACGGTTATCGCTTCGATAATTTTGCGCCGTATTTATATGTAAGTGAAGATTACGGACAATCTTGGACTACAATTGGAAAAGATCTGCCAAACGAACCCATCAATGTAATAAAAGAAGACCCGAAGTATGACAGCATATTGTATGTAGGAACAGATGGTGGATTGTATGTAAGCATTGATAAAGGAAATAATTTTATGTTATGGAATGCAGGTATGCCTAAATCCGTTCCGGTACATGACATAACAATACAACAAAGGGATAATGAAATTGTGATCGGCACACATGGCCGCAGTATTTATATTGCTAAGCTGGATGATGTGCAAAAATTATTAAAAGACCCTGAGTACAGGGTTAAGATGGCAAAGGAAAAAGATCTAAAGACAAAAGTAGATAGTAAAGGGAATGATATAAACTGA
- a CDS encoding esterase family protein, whose amino-acid sequence MKNFLLSLTVLFILQNSFAGTVDTIIIRSNSMQKDIKCVVIKPATYKKKKKNTYPVVYLLHGYSGSYNNWIKQEPDLIKYADDYQLIIVCPDGEFSSWYIDSPVDSTMKFETYVGKEIPEAIDKLYRTIPNRKARAVTGLSMGGHGGLFLGLRHSDIFGACGSMSGGVDLRPFPKNWHLLRRLGDTIIHADNWKNYSVINVIDQHKGDSSKIIFDCGTEDFFYDVNKALHEKMLRLKIQHDYIERPGKHDWNYWRNAVKYQLLFFKTYFEGK is encoded by the coding sequence ATGAAGAATTTTCTTTTATCCCTTACTGTACTATTCATTTTACAAAATTCTTTTGCAGGAACTGTTGACACTATCATCATCCGCAGCAACAGCATGCAAAAAGATATTAAATGCGTTGTTATAAAACCAGCTACTTATAAGAAGAAGAAAAAAAACACTTACCCAGTTGTATATCTCCTGCATGGATATAGTGGCTCTTACAACAACTGGATAAAACAAGAACCTGATCTTATAAAATATGCTGATGATTACCAGTTGATAATTGTTTGCCCTGATGGTGAATTCAGCAGTTGGTATATTGATAGCCCGGTTGACAGTACAATGAAATTTGAAACCTACGTTGGAAAAGAAATTCCTGAAGCCATTGATAAATTATACAGAACAATTCCGAATAGAAAAGCAAGAGCAGTAACCGGCCTGAGCATGGGTGGTCACGGTGGATTGTTTCTCGGCTTACGTCATTCAGATATTTTCGGTGCATGCGGTAGTATGAGTGGCGGAGTTGATCTTAGACCCTTTCCTAAAAACTGGCACCTGCTGAGAAGACTCGGAGACACTATTATTCATGCAGACAACTGGAAAAACTATTCTGTGATCAATGTGATTGATCAACATAAAGGCGATTCTTCAAAAATTATTTTCGATTGCGGCACTGAAGATTTCTTTTATGATGTAAACAAAGCACTACATGAAAAAATGCTGCGGTTAAAAATTCAGCATGATTATATTGAACGGCCTGGAAAACATGACTGGAATTATTGGCGGAATGCCGTGAAGTATCAACTACTCTTTTTCAAAACATATTTCGAAGGAAAGTAA
- a CDS encoding M1 family metallopeptidase — MKKLLSVIFTMMAVSVVISQNTQNNSGSNHGNKFEQMGGSFPTPNEYRTASGAPGPKYWQQRCDYDIKCELDEKNLKLNGSETVTYFNNSPDVLEFLWLQLDENQHSSVNNANYQSSNVMDRRISPQQIDRANEGTSDNGYGFNILKLTDALGKNLKYDVNKTMMRIELPAPLKPGQKFTFKLDWNYKISDRLGRGGRGGYEYFPEDGNHVFTMAQWYPRLCVYSDFQGWQNHQFTGRGEFALTFGNFKVQMTVPADHVILATGEGQNYAAVLTPAQLARWNKAQVSKEPVEVVTLDEAKAAEKQKSDKKKTWIFKADNVRDFAWGTSRKFIWDALATKVEGKRVMCMSGYPKEAYGLYRKFSSKVVEHTIQTYSKFTIPYPYPVAQSIEASSGMEYPMICFNNGRTEKDGTYSEGTKYGMIGVVTHEVGHNFFPMIINSDERQWSWMDEGLNTFVQFLTQELWDNKYANNRGPAAFITDYMKLPKDQLEPIMTNSENIVQFGPNAYSKPATGLNILRETIMGRKSFDYAFQKYAKRWAFKHPEPADFFRTMEDASGEDLDWFWRGWFYSTEACDISLDSVKYAKPDLSFVPEATKEQTQKRSIDKPRLVPDNDISKMRNREDKSITFQTDADTTLRDFYWRYARGLEPYDTTQFSVTIPASKPETLTDEEKTKYANTNMYELTFSNKGGLVMPIILEWTYKDGTKEVERIPAQVWRLNEGKVVKTFIKNKEVASVKLDPFKETADINQDNNSWNTIPEPSKFTVFKGRQGGPRGAGPGQANNPMQKAGEKKAF, encoded by the coding sequence ATGAAAAAACTTCTTTCTGTCATTTTCACAATGATGGCTGTTTCAGTTGTCATTTCTCAAAACACCCAAAATAATTCAGGCAGTAATCACGGTAATAAATTTGAACAAATGGGCGGCAGTTTTCCTACGCCTAATGAATACCGCACTGCAAGTGGTGCCCCAGGTCCTAAATACTGGCAACAGCGTTGCGACTACGACATTAAATGCGAACTGGACGAAAAAAACTTAAAGCTTAACGGTAGTGAAACCGTTACTTATTTCAACAACTCACCGGATGTGCTTGAATTTCTCTGGTTGCAACTTGACGAAAACCAGCATAGCAGTGTGAACAATGCAAATTACCAGTCGAGCAATGTAATGGACAGAAGGATTTCACCACAACAGATCGATAGAGCAAATGAAGGAACAAGTGATAACGGCTACGGTTTTAATATTCTGAAGCTGACTGATGCTCTTGGCAAAAATCTCAAATACGATGTCAATAAAACAATGATGCGGATTGAATTGCCTGCACCATTAAAGCCCGGTCAAAAATTTACTTTCAAACTCGATTGGAATTATAAAATATCTGATCGTTTGGGTCGTGGTGGCCGTGGTGGTTATGAATATTTCCCTGAAGATGGTAATCATGTTTTTACCATGGCACAATGGTATCCTCGTCTTTGTGTTTATAGCGATTTCCAGGGATGGCAAAATCATCAATTCACTGGTCGTGGAGAGTTTGCACTTACTTTCGGAAACTTTAAAGTTCAAATGACCGTACCTGCAGATCATGTTATCCTGGCAACTGGTGAAGGACAAAACTATGCAGCTGTATTAACACCTGCACAGCTTGCAAGATGGAATAAAGCACAAGTTTCAAAAGAGCCGGTAGAGGTAGTAACACTTGATGAGGCTAAAGCTGCAGAGAAACAAAAAAGCGACAAAAAGAAAACATGGATATTCAAGGCTGATAATGTTCGTGACTTTGCATGGGGCACATCACGTAAATTTATCTGGGATGCATTGGCAACAAAGGTCGAAGGGAAAAGAGTCATGTGTATGAGTGGCTATCCAAAAGAAGCTTATGGTTTGTACAGAAAATTTTCAAGTAAAGTAGTAGAACATACGATTCAAACTTATTCAAAGTTCACGATCCCTTATCCATATCCTGTTGCACAAAGTATTGAAGCATCAAGCGGAATGGAATATCCAATGATATGCTTTAATAATGGTCGTACTGAAAAAGATGGTACTTACAGCGAAGGAACTAAATACGGAATGATCGGTGTTGTTACACATGAAGTAGGTCATAATTTTTTCCCGATGATCATTAACAGCGATGAACGCCAATGGAGCTGGATGGATGAAGGCCTGAATACTTTTGTACAATTTCTTACTCAAGAGCTCTGGGATAATAAATACGCTAACAACCGCGGACCAGCAGCATTCATCACTGATTATATGAAGCTACCTAAAGATCAACTCGAACCTATTATGACCAACAGTGAGAATATTGTTCAATTTGGTCCTAATGCATATTCAAAACCCGCAACTGGTTTGAATATTCTCCGCGAAACAATCATGGGTAGAAAGAGTTTTGATTACGCATTTCAGAAATATGCAAAAAGATGGGCTTTCAAACACCCTGAACCGGCAGATTTCTTCCGTACAATGGAAGATGCAAGTGGCGAAGACCTTGATTGGTTCTGGAGAGGTTGGTTCTATAGCACAGAAGCTTGTGATATTTCGCTGGACAGCGTAAAGTATGCCAAGCCTGATCTGAGTTTTGTACCTGAAGCAACAAAAGAACAAACACAAAAACGCAGCATTGACAAACCCAGGCTTGTCCCGGATAATGATATTTCAAAAATGAGAAACCGGGAAGATAAAAGCATCACTTTCCAGACAGATGCTGATACAACCCTTCGTGATTTTTATTGGCGTTATGCAAGAGGTCTTGAACCTTATGATACAACACAATTCAGTGTTACCATTCCTGCCAGCAAACCTGAAACGTTGACGGATGAGGAAAAAACGAAATACGCCAATACAAATATGTATGAACTCACCTTCAGCAATAAAGGTGGCCTGGTAATGCCAATCATTTTGGAATGGACTTATAAAGATGGGACTAAAGAAGTAGAAAGAATACCTGCACAGGTATGGCGACTGAATGAAGGAAAAGTGGTAAAAACATTTATCAAGAATAAAGAAGTAGCTTCTGTAAAGTTGGATCCCTTTAAAGAAACGGCGGATATAAATCAGGATAACAATTCCTGGAATACAATTCCCGAGCCTTCCAAGTTTACTGTCTTCAAAGGAAGACAAGGTGGACCAAGAGGTGCTGGACCGGGCCAGGCAAATAACCCAATGCAGAAAGCAGGCGAGAAAAAAGCATTCTAA
- a CDS encoding M1 family metallopeptidase has translation MKRVFLFIAFAFAVYSIGLSQDIKNNSNSNHANKFEQLGTILPTPNEYRTASGAPGTKYWQMRADYDIKCTLDEVNNKLTGSETITYFNNSPDVLSYLWLQLDENQHSTANNANYQTGNPMQPQVTDKMLDRFDERKSDNGYGFMITKLTDIMGKPLKYVINKTMMKVDLPTPLKPGQKISFNLDWNYKIANRGDFLRFGGARGGYENFPEDGNNNYTMTQWYPRMCKYGDEIGWQNHQFTGTGEFTLSFGNFKVQMTVPADHVVGGTGLCQNYAQVLSPTQMARWTKAQNAADPVQIVTLDEALNASKVKSNSKTKTWIYKADNVRDFAWTSSRRFVWDAMGTTVEGKKVMAMSYYAKEAYPIYSKISTKAVAHTIKTYSKFSIPYPYPSAVSVEGNQGMEYPMISFNPGRAEKDGSYNEGQKNAAIFVIIHEVGHTFFPMIINSDERQWTWMDEGLNSYMQYLTQELWDNKFPSRGGPAWSITDYMKLPKEQLEPIMTNSENINNFGANAYDKVATGLNILRETIVGRELFDNAFREYAKRWAFKHPTPADLFRTLEDATGEDLDWFWRGWFYGTDACDISIDTIKHAKADVTAIPNQTKDTVVYRALPKAQVTRDDISKMRNREDKNIVFETDKDTALRDFYWKYDREMEKYDTAKYPVTIKAQTEQLDQEGQSKYANKNMYEITFSNKGGLIMPIILEWTYKDGTKEIERIPAQVWRKNENKVIKTFVKDKEVASVKLDPFNETADVNTDNNTYGDIKEPSKFKVFKQKQNVTPAPGINPMQKATEKKAF, from the coding sequence ATGAAACGTGTCTTTTTATTTATTGCTTTTGCTTTTGCAGTTTACAGTATTGGATTGTCCCAGGACATAAAGAACAATTCCAACAGTAACCATGCAAACAAATTTGAGCAATTAGGAACCATTCTGCCTACACCAAATGAATACCGCACAGCTAGCGGCGCCCCCGGCACTAAATACTGGCAGATGCGTGCAGACTATGACATTAAGTGTACACTGGACGAAGTAAACAACAAACTGACTGGTTCTGAAACCATCACTTATTTCAACAACTCACCTGATGTATTGAGTTATCTCTGGTTGCAACTGGACGAGAACCAGCACAGCACCGCTAACAATGCAAACTATCAAACCGGCAATCCGATGCAGCCGCAGGTGACTGATAAAATGCTGGATCGTTTTGACGAAAGAAAAAGCGATAATGGATATGGTTTTATGATCACTAAACTCACTGATATCATGGGTAAGCCGTTGAAATATGTGATCAACAAAACAATGATGAAAGTGGATCTGCCTACTCCGTTGAAGCCGGGTCAGAAAATTTCTTTTAACCTTGATTGGAATTATAAAATTGCTAACCGTGGAGATTTTCTCCGCTTTGGTGGTGCAAGAGGTGGTTATGAAAATTTTCCAGAAGATGGAAATAACAATTACACCATGACACAGTGGTACCCCCGCATGTGTAAATACGGTGATGAAATCGGATGGCAAAACCACCAGTTTACTGGTACGGGTGAGTTTACACTCAGCTTTGGAAACTTTAAAGTTCAGATGACCGTTCCTGCTGATCATGTGGTTGGTGGTACAGGTCTTTGTCAGAATTATGCACAGGTTTTATCACCTACGCAAATGGCAAGATGGACCAAAGCACAAAATGCTGCTGACCCGGTACAAATTGTAACACTGGATGAAGCATTGAATGCATCTAAAGTAAAAAGCAACAGCAAAACTAAAACATGGATATACAAAGCAGATAATGTTCGTGATTTTGCATGGACAAGTTCAAGAAGATTTGTATGGGATGCTATGGGTACAACGGTAGAAGGAAAAAAAGTAATGGCGATGAGTTATTATGCAAAAGAAGCTTATCCTATCTACAGTAAGATCTCAACAAAAGCAGTAGCACATACTATTAAAACCTATTCAAAATTTTCTATCCCTTATCCTTACCCCAGTGCAGTAAGTGTGGAAGGCAACCAGGGTATGGAATACCCGATGATCTCTTTCAACCCAGGTCGTGCTGAAAAAGATGGCTCTTATAATGAAGGACAAAAGAATGCAGCCATTTTCGTTATCATTCACGAAGTGGGGCATACATTTTTCCCAATGATCATTAACAGTGATGAAAGACAATGGACATGGATGGATGAAGGTTTGAACTCTTACATGCAATATCTCACCCAGGAATTGTGGGATAATAAATTTCCTTCAAGAGGAGGCCCGGCTTGGTCAATCACTGATTATATGAAATTGCCGAAAGAACAACTGGAGCCGATCATGACCAACAGTGAAAACATCAACAACTTTGGTGCAAATGCTTATGATAAAGTTGCTACCGGTTTAAATATTTTAAGAGAAACAATTGTAGGCCGTGAGTTATTTGACAATGCCTTCCGTGAGTATGCAAAACGCTGGGCATTCAAACATCCCACACCGGCTGACCTGTTCAGAACATTGGAAGATGCAACAGGTGAAGACCTTGACTGGTTCTGGAGAGGTTGGTTCTATGGTACCGATGCATGTGATATTTCAATTGACACTATTAAACATGCAAAAGCAGATGTTACAGCGATCCCAAATCAAACAAAAGATACAGTTGTATACCGTGCTTTACCAAAAGCACAGGTAACCCGTGATGATATTTCAAAAATGAGAAACCGCGAAGACAAGAATATTGTTTTTGAAACAGACAAGGATACCGCCCTCCGTGATTTTTATTGGAAATACGATCGTGAAATGGAAAAGTATGATACAGCGAAATATCCTGTAACTATAAAAGCACAAACTGAACAATTAGACCAGGAAGGCCAGAGCAAGTATGCTAATAAAAATATGTACGAGATCACTTTCAGCAATAAAGGTGGATTGATCATGCCGATCATTCTTGAGTGGACCTATAAGGATGGTACTAAAGAAATAGAAAGAATTCCTGCACAGGTTTGGCGCAAGAATGAAAACAAGGTGATCAAAACTTTTGTAAAGGATAAAGAAGTAGCATCTGTAAAACTGGATCCGTTTAATGAAACGGCTGACGTCAATACCGATAATAATACTTATGGCGACATTAAAGAGCCAAGTAAGTTCAAAGTATTCAAGCAAAAACAGAATGTAACTCCTGCCCCAGGCATCAACCCGATGCAGAAGGCAACCGAGAAAAAAGCGTTCTGA
- a CDS encoding HupE/UreJ family protein, which produces MSDFSFYFKIGWEHIVSFDAMDHQLFILALAAIYVIKDWKQVLVLVTAFTIGHSLTLYLSVKELVTVSSKWVEFLIPCTIFITAITNLFQKKFTPRTIRINYFLALFFGLIHGLGFANTIRIALASDQSLGWGLFGFNVGLEAGQIVIVLIILTIATLVMDVFKANRREWVVFTSGCAFSVAVITAIERWPL; this is translated from the coding sequence ATGAGTGATTTTTCCTTTTATTTTAAAATTGGCTGGGAACATATTGTCAGCTTTGACGCAATGGACCACCAGCTTTTTATTTTAGCGCTGGCCGCCATTTATGTCATTAAAGACTGGAAACAGGTATTAGTACTGGTAACTGCTTTTACAATTGGTCATTCGCTTACTTTATACCTTAGCGTAAAAGAACTGGTAACCGTAAGCAGTAAATGGGTTGAGTTTTTAATACCCTGTACAATTTTTATAACAGCCATTACCAATTTGTTTCAGAAAAAATTTACCCCACGTACCATCCGTATCAATTATTTTCTGGCCTTGTTCTTTGGCTTGATCCATGGTTTGGGTTTTGCAAATACGATTCGTATTGCACTGGCAAGTGATCAAAGTCTTGGATGGGGATTATTTGGATTTAATGTTGGATTGGAAGCCGGGCAAATTGTAATTGTGTTGATCATTTTGACGATAGCCACTTTGGTCATGGATGTATTTAAAGCTAACCGGAGAGAATGGGTGGTTTTTACTTCCGGTTGTGCATTTAGTGTTGCTGTAATTACTGCCATCGAAAGATGGCCATTATGA